A region from the Nostoc sp. HK-01 genome encodes:
- a CDS encoding TPR repeat-containing protein — MQKILTSVLAVCVYLTPLTVTLIAQPSWGETETPQAQTTEKLLQQAIQKREQQEYQQAIPIFQQVLVMAQEHKDQKLEATALLWLGFCYSALGEKQQALSYYNQALPLFRAVGDRVGEAATLHNIGQVYSVLGEQQQTLSYYNQALPLSRAVGDRVGEAATLTSIGAVYFVLGEQQQALSYYNQALPLYRAVGERAGEAITLNNIGLVYWALGEQQQALLYYNQALPLSRAVGNRAGEARTLTSIGAVYDALGEKQQALSYYNQALLLSRAVGDREAEAITLHNIGLVYWALGEQQQALSYYNQALPLSRAVGNRMGEAATLTSIGAVYWALGEQQQALSYYNQALPLFRAVGDRVREAATLANRGILFHNINRPIKAITDLEKSLQINLELRRGLKQEHRQKFLPQYDWSATALVDVLINQKKNDQAFAWVNLFSTADLADYNRLINAKVANPAAQQAINNWNLKNQQLETQRQQLQNNFSADFAEKIRQLETQVYQQATDVSRQFPEVAELFETTPADIDKLKSSISADTVIIQPVLLTNAGSIPKSLAIFILTKNKVTVIKTLIKPDEFDQLLTQYLEQLEDDSDFGFAENSTKLYDILIRPVEAEIQKLQPKQLSIIATGKFSYLPFETLRDSKTDKYLIQKYPVNYLSRISTSSLSSSKETTSQAPKVLAFGNPVPRESQNLPGAETEVTEIKKLLPGSEVYPGNKATLANFKNQVFRFNFVHLATHGCFQNADCTTINLKNNSLLFADAQFNIADAAFLGLKGTQLLTLSACQTAKKIDDKGVGIAGVAYIFERAGAKAVMASLWAVEDDSTQKLMIDFYTNLQQGKTKGEALQQAKLKQIERHPFYWSPFVIIGDAR, encoded by the coding sequence ATGCAAAAAATTCTTACCAGTGTATTAGCTGTATGTGTTTACCTAACGCCCTTAACAGTGACACTCATAGCTCAACCCAGTTGGGGAGAAACGGAAACACCCCAAGCACAAACAACTGAAAAACTACTACAACAGGCAATACAAAAGAGAGAACAACAAGAATATCAACAAGCCATCCCCATATTCCAGCAAGTTTTGGTTATGGCACAAGAACACAAAGACCAAAAGCTAGAAGCAACCGCACTTTTGTGGCTTGGATTTTGCTACTCCGCATTAGGAGAAAAGCAGCAGGCATTGTCATATTACAACCAAGCTCTACCCCTTTTTCGTGCCGTGGGCGATCGCGTGGGGGAAGCTGCTACTCTCCATAACATTGGTCAAGTCTACTCCGTATTAGGAGAACAGCAGCAGACATTGTCATATTACAACCAAGCTTTGCCCCTTTCTCGTGCCGTGGGCGATCGCGTAGGGGAAGCTGCTACTCTCACTAGTATTGGTGCAGTCTACTTCGTATTAGGAGAACAGCAGCAGGCATTGTCATATTACAACCAAGCTCTGCCCCTATATCGTGCCGTGGGCGAGCGCGCGGGGGAAGCTATTACTCTCAATAACATTGGTCTAGTCTACTGGGCATTAGGAGAACAGCAGCAGGCATTGTTATATTACAACCAAGCTCTGCCCCTTTCTCGTGCCGTGGGCAATCGCGCGGGGGAAGCCAGAACTCTTACTAGTATCGGTGCAGTCTACGACGCATTAGGAGAAAAGCAGCAGGCATTGTCATATTACAACCAAGCTCTGCTCCTTTCTCGTGCCGTGGGCGATCGGGAGGCGGAAGCTATTACTCTCCATAACATTGGTCTAGTCTACTGGGCATTAGGAGAACAGCAGCAGGCATTGTCATATTACAACCAAGCTCTGCCCCTTTCTCGTGCCGTGGGCAATCGCATGGGGGAAGCTGCTACTCTCACTAGTATTGGTGCAGTCTACTGGGCATTAGGAGAACAGCAGCAGGCATTGTCATATTACAACCAAGCTCTGCCCCTTTTTCGTGCTGTGGGCGATCGCGTGCGGGAAGCTGCTACATTGGCTAATAGAGGTATATTATTTCATAATATAAATCGACCAATTAAAGCCATTACTGATTTAGAAAAATCTCTGCAAATCAATTTAGAATTGCGTCGGGGTTTAAAGCAAGAACATCGCCAAAAGTTTTTACCGCAATATGACTGGAGTGCAACTGCTCTAGTCGATGTCTTGATTAATCAAAAGAAAAATGACCAAGCTTTTGCTTGGGTTAACCTGTTCAGCACTGCTGATTTAGCTGACTACAATCGTCTAATTAATGCCAAAGTTGCCAACCCCGCAGCCCAACAAGCTATTAATAATTGGAATTTAAAAAATCAACAACTAGAAACTCAACGACAACAACTGCAAAATAACTTTTCCGCAGACTTCGCTGAAAAAATTCGCCAATTAGAAACACAAGTTTATCAGCAAGCCACAGATGTATCTCGCCAATTTCCCGAAGTTGCCGAACTTTTTGAAACCACACCCGCCGATATTGACAAGCTTAAATCATCTATCTCCGCCGACACAGTAATAATTCAACCAGTCTTGTTGACTAATGCGGGAAGTATACCAAAGTCTTTAGCAATATTTATCTTAACTAAGAATAAAGTAACCGTTATTAAAACATTAATTAAACCAGATGAATTTGATCAACTTCTTACCCAATATCTAGAGCAATTAGAAGATGACAGTGATTTTGGCTTTGCAGAAAATAGCACTAAATTATATGATATTCTCATTCGACCTGTAGAAGCTGAAATCCAAAAATTGCAACCCAAGCAATTAAGCATCATCGCCACAGGCAAATTCAGCTATCTCCCTTTTGAAACCCTCAGAGACAGCAAAACAGACAAGTATTTAATCCAAAAATATCCCGTTAATTATCTCAGCCGCATTTCTACAAGTTCTTTAAGTTCATCAAAAGAAACTACAAGCCAAGCACCAAAAGTTTTGGCTTTTGGTAATCCTGTACCTCGTGAATCGCAGAATTTACCAGGTGCAGAAACAGAAGTTACCGAAATCAAGAAATTACTACCAGGAAGCGAAGTTTATCCTGGCAATAAAGCCACCCTGGCAAATTTCAAAAATCAGGTCTTTCGCTTTAATTTTGTCCATTTAGCAACTCATGGCTGCTTCCAAAATGCCGACTGTACAACAATAAATTTAAAAAATAATTCATTGCTGTTTGCCGATGCACAGTTTAACATTGCTGATGCAGCATTTTTAGGTTTAAAAGGTACACAATTATTGACCCTGAGTGCTTGTCAAACTGCCAAAAAAATTGATGATAAAGGCGTAGGTATTGCTGGTGTTGCTTATATATTTGAACGCGCTGGCGCTAAAGCAGTGATGGCGAGTTTGTGGGCGGTTGAAGACGACTCAACCCAAAAACTTATGATTGATTTTTATACAAATCTCCAGCAAGGTAAGACTAAAGGAGAAGCATTACAACAAGCCAAGTTAAAGCAAATTGAGCGTCATCCCTTTTATTGGTCGC